The Mastacembelus armatus chromosome 9, fMasArm1.2, whole genome shotgun sequence genome contains a region encoding:
- the rtkna gene encoding rhotekin isoform X4: MRDGACKLLAACSQRDQALEAAKSLQTCSTRIMAYMSELQRMKEAQVMQKVTRRSSDAGPMDDRLPCKGKVAISDLRIPLMWKDTEYFKNKGELHRCAVFCLLQLGGEIFDTDMVIVDRTLTDICFDNTIIFNEASPGFELRVELYSCCSEDDYSAGSTPRKLASKLSSSLGRSAGKKLRAAMEPGPCSPVSNGGASPLLLPIPSVPGPKYHLLAHTTLSLSHVQDSFRTHDLTISGNEECSYWLPLYGSMCCRLAAQPHCMTQQMMSGCLKVKQCGGDPQSWTKVHAVLKGTSLFCYHREEDVEASVDPAFTIAINKETRIRASEKDPHSKVQNICISNQYGGEEVTHTLTTESREDTHRWMEAFWQHFYDMSQWKQCCDDLMKIELPSPRKPAPVTPKQGSLYHEMVIESSDDLSSTVSDILARRMQELELRNQLGTSPTWMSLFEENNPKSAGHPRPCTSHLSGHSPCTPHRIPQSPVSPHRCKQLGLLSSDASLTSDSDSHCSTSPCSHHHGWPEPSSNFSVLSSSPSRFRPRTLSLDAKLSTLRGRGYGGGGTIQCSCSPPSSLHAPLPISSRSPRSQRSTQTTLSCSSSTSSNSSSNSEGSHSPESSEGTPFSRPSPARRSLRNLRAKLDPRNWLQSQV; this comes from the exons ATGCGTGACGGGGCCTGCAAACTGCTGGCTGCCTGCTCCCAGAGAGACCAGGCACTGGAGGCAGCGAAGAGCCTGCAGACCTGCAGCACTCGTATCATGGCCTACatgtcagagctgcagaggaTGAAGGAAGCTCAGGTCATGCAGAAGGTCACGCGGAGGTCGTCGGACGCAGGACCAATGGACGACAGACTCCCATGCAAAGGAAAAGTGGCCATCTCAG ATCTTCGTATCCCTCTCATGTGGAAAGACACAGAGTACTTCAAGAACAAAGGAG AGCTTCATCGGTGTGCGGTCTtctgcctgctgcagctgggaggAGAAATCTTTGACACAGACATGGTGATAGTGGACCGGACTCTCACCGATATTTGTTTTGACAACACCATCATATT TAATGAAGCCAGTCCAGGTTTTGAGCTGCGTGTTGAGCTGTACAGTTGCTGCTCAGAGGATGACTACTCAGCAGGGAGCACACCAAGGAAACTAGCCAGTAAACTAAGCTCTTCCCTTGGCCGATCAGCTGGAAAGAAGCTCCGGGCAGCCATGGAGCCTGGACCATGTAGTCCTGTCAGCAACGGAGGGGcatctcctctcctgctgccAATTCCCTCTGTGCC GGGCCCTAAGTACCACCTCTTAGCTCATACCACCCTGTCACTGTCACACGTCCAGGACAGCTTTCGCACACACGACCTCACCATCTCAGGCAACG AAGAGTGCTCCTACTGGCTGCCTCTCTATGGCAGTATGTGTTGCCGCCTTGCAGCTCAGCCTCACTGTATGACCCAACAGATGATGAGTGGATGTTTAAAAGTTAAG cagtgtggaggtGACCCTCAGAGTTGGACAAAAGTGCATGCAGTTCTGAAAGGAACAAGCCTTTTCTGCTACCACCGGGAAGAAGATGTGGAGGCTAGTGTTGATCCGGCATTCACCATTGCTATCAACAAG GAGACCAGAATACGTGCATCAGAAAAAGACCCTCACAGTAAAGTTCAGAATATCTGTATCAGTAACCAGTACGGAGGGGAGgaggtcacacacactctgactaCAGAGAGCCGCGAGGACACACATCGATGGATGGAGGCCTTTTGGCAACATTTCTATGATATGA GTCAGTGGAAACAGTGCTGTGATGACTTAATGAAAATTGAACTGCCATCACCAAGGAAACCAGCTCCTGTCACTCCAAAACAGGGCTCCCTGTACCATGAAATGG TTATTGAGTCATCTGACGACCTTAGCAGCACTGTGTCAGATATCCTGGCTCGGAGGATGCAGGAGCTGGAGCTCCGCAACCAGCTGGGCACCTCTCCCACCTGGATGTCTTTGTTTGAGGAGAACAACCCCAAAAGCGCTGGCCACCCTCGTCCCTGTACTTCTCACCTATCTGGGCACAGCCCCTGCACCCCTCATCGTATCCCCCAGAGCCCTGTGAGCCCTCACCGCTGCAAACAGCTGGGTCTGCTGTCCTCAGATGCAAGCCTAACATCAGACAGCGACAGCCACTGCAGTACCAGCCCCTGCTCTCACCACCATGGCTGGCCTGAACCTTCTTCAAACTTCTCTGTCTTGTCATCTTCCCCCTCCCGTTTCAGACCACGCACTCTATCGCTGGACGCTAAACTCAGCACCCTGCGAGGGAGGGGGTACGGGGGAGGAGGGACCATCCAATGCTCCTGCTCGCCTCCCTCCTCGCTGCACGCCCCTCTCCCCATCTCCTCTCGTTCACCTCGGTCACAGCGCAGTACACAGACCACACTGTCCTGCTCCAGCTCCACCTCCAGCAACAGCTCCAGCAACAGTGAGGGCAGTCACAGCCCAGAGTCATCCGAGGGAACCCCCTTCTCTAGGCCCTCCCCGGCTCGACGCAGCCTCAGGAACCTCAGGGCCAAACTTGATCCCCGCAATTGGCTTCAAAGTCAGGTGTGA
- the rtkna gene encoding rhotekin isoform X5 produces MFCRNQTSRATVARGSALEMEIRRGKFRKSVFLETSQDSDIQKKIDHEIRMRDGACKLLAACSQRDQALEAAKSLQTCSTRIMAYMSELQRMKEAQVMQKVTRRSSDAGPMDDRLPCKGKVAISDLRIPLMWKDTEYFKNKGELHRCAVFCLLQLGGEIFDTDMVIVDRTLTDICFDNTIIFNEASPGFELRVELYSCCSEDDYSAGSTPRKLASKLSSSLGRSAGKKLRAAMEPGPCSPVSNGGASPLLLPIPSVPGPKYHLLAHTTLSLSHVQDSFRTHDLTISGNEECSYWLPLYGSMCCRLAAQPHCMTQQMMSGCLKVKQCGGDPQSWTKVHAVLKGTSLFCYHREEDVEASVDPAFTIAINKETRIRASEKDPHSKVQNICISNQYGGEEVTHTLTTESREDTHRWMEAFWQHFYDMSQWKQCCDDLMKIELPSPRKPAPVTPKQGSLYHEMAPLATPSCEGLLLQDNAVSAEIRALLSSYYNDSY; encoded by the exons GACAGCGACATCCAGAAAAAGATTGACCATGAGATCCGGATGCGTGACGGGGCCTGCAAACTGCTGGCTGCCTGCTCCCAGAGAGACCAGGCACTGGAGGCAGCGAAGAGCCTGCAGACCTGCAGCACTCGTATCATGGCCTACatgtcagagctgcagaggaTGAAGGAAGCTCAGGTCATGCAGAAGGTCACGCGGAGGTCGTCGGACGCAGGACCAATGGACGACAGACTCCCATGCAAAGGAAAAGTGGCCATCTCAG ATCTTCGTATCCCTCTCATGTGGAAAGACACAGAGTACTTCAAGAACAAAGGAG AGCTTCATCGGTGTGCGGTCTtctgcctgctgcagctgggaggAGAAATCTTTGACACAGACATGGTGATAGTGGACCGGACTCTCACCGATATTTGTTTTGACAACACCATCATATT TAATGAAGCCAGTCCAGGTTTTGAGCTGCGTGTTGAGCTGTACAGTTGCTGCTCAGAGGATGACTACTCAGCAGGGAGCACACCAAGGAAACTAGCCAGTAAACTAAGCTCTTCCCTTGGCCGATCAGCTGGAAAGAAGCTCCGGGCAGCCATGGAGCCTGGACCATGTAGTCCTGTCAGCAACGGAGGGGcatctcctctcctgctgccAATTCCCTCTGTGCC GGGCCCTAAGTACCACCTCTTAGCTCATACCACCCTGTCACTGTCACACGTCCAGGACAGCTTTCGCACACACGACCTCACCATCTCAGGCAACG AAGAGTGCTCCTACTGGCTGCCTCTCTATGGCAGTATGTGTTGCCGCCTTGCAGCTCAGCCTCACTGTATGACCCAACAGATGATGAGTGGATGTTTAAAAGTTAAG cagtgtggaggtGACCCTCAGAGTTGGACAAAAGTGCATGCAGTTCTGAAAGGAACAAGCCTTTTCTGCTACCACCGGGAAGAAGATGTGGAGGCTAGTGTTGATCCGGCATTCACCATTGCTATCAACAAG GAGACCAGAATACGTGCATCAGAAAAAGACCCTCACAGTAAAGTTCAGAATATCTGTATCAGTAACCAGTACGGAGGGGAGgaggtcacacacactctgactaCAGAGAGCCGCGAGGACACACATCGATGGATGGAGGCCTTTTGGCAACATTTCTATGATATGA GTCAGTGGAAACAGTGCTGTGATGACTTAATGAAAATTGAACTGCCATCACCAAGGAAACCAGCTCCTGTCACTCCAAAACAGGGCTCCCTGTACCATGAAATGG CCCCTCTTGCCACACCCTCCTGTGAGGGTCTTCTGCTGCAGGATAATGCTGTGTCTGCTGAGATTCGTGCTCTGCTCTCATCCTATTACAACGACAG TTATTGA
- the rtkna gene encoding rhotekin isoform X2 encodes MPVNKFANMEEKLWILEDLNMMYIRQIALSLQDSDIQKKIDHEIRMRDGACKLLAACSQRDQALEAAKSLQTCSTRIMAYMSELQRMKEAQVMQKVTRRSSDAGPMDDRLPCKGKVAISDLRIPLMWKDTEYFKNKGELHRCAVFCLLQLGGEIFDTDMVIVDRTLTDICFDNTIIFNEASPGFELRVELYSCCSEDDYSAGSTPRKLASKLSSSLGRSAGKKLRAAMEPGPCSPVSNGGASPLLLPIPSVPGPKYHLLAHTTLSLSHVQDSFRTHDLTISGNEECSYWLPLYGSMCCRLAAQPHCMTQQMMSGCLKVKQCGGDPQSWTKVHAVLKGTSLFCYHREEDVEASVDPAFTIAINKETRIRASEKDPHSKVQNICISNQYGGEEVTHTLTTESREDTHRWMEAFWQHFYDMSQWKQCCDDLMKIELPSPRKPAPVTPKQGSLYHEMVIESSDDLSSTVSDILARRMQELELRNQLGTSPTWMSLFEENNPKSAGHPRPCTSHLSGHSPCTPHRIPQSPVSPHRCKQLGLLSSDASLTSDSDSHCSTSPCSHHHGWPEPSSNFSVLSSSPSRFRPRTLSLDAKLSTLRGRGYGGGGTIQCSCSPPSSLHAPLPISSRSPRSQRSTQTTLSCSSSTSSNSSSNSEGSHSPESSEGTPFSRPSPARRSLRNLRAKLDPRNWLQSQV; translated from the exons GACAGCGACATCCAGAAAAAGATTGACCATGAGATCCGGATGCGTGACGGGGCCTGCAAACTGCTGGCTGCCTGCTCCCAGAGAGACCAGGCACTGGAGGCAGCGAAGAGCCTGCAGACCTGCAGCACTCGTATCATGGCCTACatgtcagagctgcagaggaTGAAGGAAGCTCAGGTCATGCAGAAGGTCACGCGGAGGTCGTCGGACGCAGGACCAATGGACGACAGACTCCCATGCAAAGGAAAAGTGGCCATCTCAG ATCTTCGTATCCCTCTCATGTGGAAAGACACAGAGTACTTCAAGAACAAAGGAG AGCTTCATCGGTGTGCGGTCTtctgcctgctgcagctgggaggAGAAATCTTTGACACAGACATGGTGATAGTGGACCGGACTCTCACCGATATTTGTTTTGACAACACCATCATATT TAATGAAGCCAGTCCAGGTTTTGAGCTGCGTGTTGAGCTGTACAGTTGCTGCTCAGAGGATGACTACTCAGCAGGGAGCACACCAAGGAAACTAGCCAGTAAACTAAGCTCTTCCCTTGGCCGATCAGCTGGAAAGAAGCTCCGGGCAGCCATGGAGCCTGGACCATGTAGTCCTGTCAGCAACGGAGGGGcatctcctctcctgctgccAATTCCCTCTGTGCC GGGCCCTAAGTACCACCTCTTAGCTCATACCACCCTGTCACTGTCACACGTCCAGGACAGCTTTCGCACACACGACCTCACCATCTCAGGCAACG AAGAGTGCTCCTACTGGCTGCCTCTCTATGGCAGTATGTGTTGCCGCCTTGCAGCTCAGCCTCACTGTATGACCCAACAGATGATGAGTGGATGTTTAAAAGTTAAG cagtgtggaggtGACCCTCAGAGTTGGACAAAAGTGCATGCAGTTCTGAAAGGAACAAGCCTTTTCTGCTACCACCGGGAAGAAGATGTGGAGGCTAGTGTTGATCCGGCATTCACCATTGCTATCAACAAG GAGACCAGAATACGTGCATCAGAAAAAGACCCTCACAGTAAAGTTCAGAATATCTGTATCAGTAACCAGTACGGAGGGGAGgaggtcacacacactctgactaCAGAGAGCCGCGAGGACACACATCGATGGATGGAGGCCTTTTGGCAACATTTCTATGATATGA GTCAGTGGAAACAGTGCTGTGATGACTTAATGAAAATTGAACTGCCATCACCAAGGAAACCAGCTCCTGTCACTCCAAAACAGGGCTCCCTGTACCATGAAATGG TTATTGAGTCATCTGACGACCTTAGCAGCACTGTGTCAGATATCCTGGCTCGGAGGATGCAGGAGCTGGAGCTCCGCAACCAGCTGGGCACCTCTCCCACCTGGATGTCTTTGTTTGAGGAGAACAACCCCAAAAGCGCTGGCCACCCTCGTCCCTGTACTTCTCACCTATCTGGGCACAGCCCCTGCACCCCTCATCGTATCCCCCAGAGCCCTGTGAGCCCTCACCGCTGCAAACAGCTGGGTCTGCTGTCCTCAGATGCAAGCCTAACATCAGACAGCGACAGCCACTGCAGTACCAGCCCCTGCTCTCACCACCATGGCTGGCCTGAACCTTCTTCAAACTTCTCTGTCTTGTCATCTTCCCCCTCCCGTTTCAGACCACGCACTCTATCGCTGGACGCTAAACTCAGCACCCTGCGAGGGAGGGGGTACGGGGGAGGAGGGACCATCCAATGCTCCTGCTCGCCTCCCTCCTCGCTGCACGCCCCTCTCCCCATCTCCTCTCGTTCACCTCGGTCACAGCGCAGTACACAGACCACACTGTCCTGCTCCAGCTCCACCTCCAGCAACAGCTCCAGCAACAGTGAGGGCAGTCACAGCCCAGAGTCATCCGAGGGAACCCCCTTCTCTAGGCCCTCCCCGGCTCGACGCAGCCTCAGGAACCTCAGGGCCAAACTTGATCCCCGCAATTGGCTTCAAAGTCAGGTGTGA
- the rtkna gene encoding rhotekin isoform X1, whose amino-acid sequence MFCRNQTSRATVARGSALEMEIRRGKFRKSVFLETSQDSDIQKKIDHEIRMRDGACKLLAACSQRDQALEAAKSLQTCSTRIMAYMSELQRMKEAQVMQKVTRRSSDAGPMDDRLPCKGKVAISDLRIPLMWKDTEYFKNKGELHRCAVFCLLQLGGEIFDTDMVIVDRTLTDICFDNTIIFNEASPGFELRVELYSCCSEDDYSAGSTPRKLASKLSSSLGRSAGKKLRAAMEPGPCSPVSNGGASPLLLPIPSVPGPKYHLLAHTTLSLSHVQDSFRTHDLTISGNEECSYWLPLYGSMCCRLAAQPHCMTQQMMSGCLKVKQCGGDPQSWTKVHAVLKGTSLFCYHREEDVEASVDPAFTIAINKETRIRASEKDPHSKVQNICISNQYGGEEVTHTLTTESREDTHRWMEAFWQHFYDMSQWKQCCDDLMKIELPSPRKPAPVTPKQGSLYHEMVIESSDDLSSTVSDILARRMQELELRNQLGTSPTWMSLFEENNPKSAGHPRPCTSHLSGHSPCTPHRIPQSPVSPHRCKQLGLLSSDASLTSDSDSHCSTSPCSHHHGWPEPSSNFSVLSSSPSRFRPRTLSLDAKLSTLRGRGYGGGGTIQCSCSPPSSLHAPLPISSRSPRSQRSTQTTLSCSSSTSSNSSSNSEGSHSPESSEGTPFSRPSPARRSLRNLRAKLDPRNWLQSQV is encoded by the exons GACAGCGACATCCAGAAAAAGATTGACCATGAGATCCGGATGCGTGACGGGGCCTGCAAACTGCTGGCTGCCTGCTCCCAGAGAGACCAGGCACTGGAGGCAGCGAAGAGCCTGCAGACCTGCAGCACTCGTATCATGGCCTACatgtcagagctgcagaggaTGAAGGAAGCTCAGGTCATGCAGAAGGTCACGCGGAGGTCGTCGGACGCAGGACCAATGGACGACAGACTCCCATGCAAAGGAAAAGTGGCCATCTCAG ATCTTCGTATCCCTCTCATGTGGAAAGACACAGAGTACTTCAAGAACAAAGGAG AGCTTCATCGGTGTGCGGTCTtctgcctgctgcagctgggaggAGAAATCTTTGACACAGACATGGTGATAGTGGACCGGACTCTCACCGATATTTGTTTTGACAACACCATCATATT TAATGAAGCCAGTCCAGGTTTTGAGCTGCGTGTTGAGCTGTACAGTTGCTGCTCAGAGGATGACTACTCAGCAGGGAGCACACCAAGGAAACTAGCCAGTAAACTAAGCTCTTCCCTTGGCCGATCAGCTGGAAAGAAGCTCCGGGCAGCCATGGAGCCTGGACCATGTAGTCCTGTCAGCAACGGAGGGGcatctcctctcctgctgccAATTCCCTCTGTGCC GGGCCCTAAGTACCACCTCTTAGCTCATACCACCCTGTCACTGTCACACGTCCAGGACAGCTTTCGCACACACGACCTCACCATCTCAGGCAACG AAGAGTGCTCCTACTGGCTGCCTCTCTATGGCAGTATGTGTTGCCGCCTTGCAGCTCAGCCTCACTGTATGACCCAACAGATGATGAGTGGATGTTTAAAAGTTAAG cagtgtggaggtGACCCTCAGAGTTGGACAAAAGTGCATGCAGTTCTGAAAGGAACAAGCCTTTTCTGCTACCACCGGGAAGAAGATGTGGAGGCTAGTGTTGATCCGGCATTCACCATTGCTATCAACAAG GAGACCAGAATACGTGCATCAGAAAAAGACCCTCACAGTAAAGTTCAGAATATCTGTATCAGTAACCAGTACGGAGGGGAGgaggtcacacacactctgactaCAGAGAGCCGCGAGGACACACATCGATGGATGGAGGCCTTTTGGCAACATTTCTATGATATGA GTCAGTGGAAACAGTGCTGTGATGACTTAATGAAAATTGAACTGCCATCACCAAGGAAACCAGCTCCTGTCACTCCAAAACAGGGCTCCCTGTACCATGAAATGG TTATTGAGTCATCTGACGACCTTAGCAGCACTGTGTCAGATATCCTGGCTCGGAGGATGCAGGAGCTGGAGCTCCGCAACCAGCTGGGCACCTCTCCCACCTGGATGTCTTTGTTTGAGGAGAACAACCCCAAAAGCGCTGGCCACCCTCGTCCCTGTACTTCTCACCTATCTGGGCACAGCCCCTGCACCCCTCATCGTATCCCCCAGAGCCCTGTGAGCCCTCACCGCTGCAAACAGCTGGGTCTGCTGTCCTCAGATGCAAGCCTAACATCAGACAGCGACAGCCACTGCAGTACCAGCCCCTGCTCTCACCACCATGGCTGGCCTGAACCTTCTTCAAACTTCTCTGTCTTGTCATCTTCCCCCTCCCGTTTCAGACCACGCACTCTATCGCTGGACGCTAAACTCAGCACCCTGCGAGGGAGGGGGTACGGGGGAGGAGGGACCATCCAATGCTCCTGCTCGCCTCCCTCCTCGCTGCACGCCCCTCTCCCCATCTCCTCTCGTTCACCTCGGTCACAGCGCAGTACACAGACCACACTGTCCTGCTCCAGCTCCACCTCCAGCAACAGCTCCAGCAACAGTGAGGGCAGTCACAGCCCAGAGTCATCCGAGGGAACCCCCTTCTCTAGGCCCTCCCCGGCTCGACGCAGCCTCAGGAACCTCAGGGCCAAACTTGATCCCCGCAATTGGCTTCAAAGTCAGGTGTGA
- the rtkna gene encoding rhotekin isoform X3, whose product MNNSKNQRDSDIQKKIDHEIRMRDGACKLLAACSQRDQALEAAKSLQTCSTRIMAYMSELQRMKEAQVMQKVTRRSSDAGPMDDRLPCKGKVAISDLRIPLMWKDTEYFKNKGELHRCAVFCLLQLGGEIFDTDMVIVDRTLTDICFDNTIIFNEASPGFELRVELYSCCSEDDYSAGSTPRKLASKLSSSLGRSAGKKLRAAMEPGPCSPVSNGGASPLLLPIPSVPGPKYHLLAHTTLSLSHVQDSFRTHDLTISGNEECSYWLPLYGSMCCRLAAQPHCMTQQMMSGCLKVKQCGGDPQSWTKVHAVLKGTSLFCYHREEDVEASVDPAFTIAINKETRIRASEKDPHSKVQNICISNQYGGEEVTHTLTTESREDTHRWMEAFWQHFYDMSQWKQCCDDLMKIELPSPRKPAPVTPKQGSLYHEMVIESSDDLSSTVSDILARRMQELELRNQLGTSPTWMSLFEENNPKSAGHPRPCTSHLSGHSPCTPHRIPQSPVSPHRCKQLGLLSSDASLTSDSDSHCSTSPCSHHHGWPEPSSNFSVLSSSPSRFRPRTLSLDAKLSTLRGRGYGGGGTIQCSCSPPSSLHAPLPISSRSPRSQRSTQTTLSCSSSTSSNSSSNSEGSHSPESSEGTPFSRPSPARRSLRNLRAKLDPRNWLQSQV is encoded by the exons GACAGCGACATCCAGAAAAAGATTGACCATGAGATCCGGATGCGTGACGGGGCCTGCAAACTGCTGGCTGCCTGCTCCCAGAGAGACCAGGCACTGGAGGCAGCGAAGAGCCTGCAGACCTGCAGCACTCGTATCATGGCCTACatgtcagagctgcagaggaTGAAGGAAGCTCAGGTCATGCAGAAGGTCACGCGGAGGTCGTCGGACGCAGGACCAATGGACGACAGACTCCCATGCAAAGGAAAAGTGGCCATCTCAG ATCTTCGTATCCCTCTCATGTGGAAAGACACAGAGTACTTCAAGAACAAAGGAG AGCTTCATCGGTGTGCGGTCTtctgcctgctgcagctgggaggAGAAATCTTTGACACAGACATGGTGATAGTGGACCGGACTCTCACCGATATTTGTTTTGACAACACCATCATATT TAATGAAGCCAGTCCAGGTTTTGAGCTGCGTGTTGAGCTGTACAGTTGCTGCTCAGAGGATGACTACTCAGCAGGGAGCACACCAAGGAAACTAGCCAGTAAACTAAGCTCTTCCCTTGGCCGATCAGCTGGAAAGAAGCTCCGGGCAGCCATGGAGCCTGGACCATGTAGTCCTGTCAGCAACGGAGGGGcatctcctctcctgctgccAATTCCCTCTGTGCC GGGCCCTAAGTACCACCTCTTAGCTCATACCACCCTGTCACTGTCACACGTCCAGGACAGCTTTCGCACACACGACCTCACCATCTCAGGCAACG AAGAGTGCTCCTACTGGCTGCCTCTCTATGGCAGTATGTGTTGCCGCCTTGCAGCTCAGCCTCACTGTATGACCCAACAGATGATGAGTGGATGTTTAAAAGTTAAG cagtgtggaggtGACCCTCAGAGTTGGACAAAAGTGCATGCAGTTCTGAAAGGAACAAGCCTTTTCTGCTACCACCGGGAAGAAGATGTGGAGGCTAGTGTTGATCCGGCATTCACCATTGCTATCAACAAG GAGACCAGAATACGTGCATCAGAAAAAGACCCTCACAGTAAAGTTCAGAATATCTGTATCAGTAACCAGTACGGAGGGGAGgaggtcacacacactctgactaCAGAGAGCCGCGAGGACACACATCGATGGATGGAGGCCTTTTGGCAACATTTCTATGATATGA GTCAGTGGAAACAGTGCTGTGATGACTTAATGAAAATTGAACTGCCATCACCAAGGAAACCAGCTCCTGTCACTCCAAAACAGGGCTCCCTGTACCATGAAATGG TTATTGAGTCATCTGACGACCTTAGCAGCACTGTGTCAGATATCCTGGCTCGGAGGATGCAGGAGCTGGAGCTCCGCAACCAGCTGGGCACCTCTCCCACCTGGATGTCTTTGTTTGAGGAGAACAACCCCAAAAGCGCTGGCCACCCTCGTCCCTGTACTTCTCACCTATCTGGGCACAGCCCCTGCACCCCTCATCGTATCCCCCAGAGCCCTGTGAGCCCTCACCGCTGCAAACAGCTGGGTCTGCTGTCCTCAGATGCAAGCCTAACATCAGACAGCGACAGCCACTGCAGTACCAGCCCCTGCTCTCACCACCATGGCTGGCCTGAACCTTCTTCAAACTTCTCTGTCTTGTCATCTTCCCCCTCCCGTTTCAGACCACGCACTCTATCGCTGGACGCTAAACTCAGCACCCTGCGAGGGAGGGGGTACGGGGGAGGAGGGACCATCCAATGCTCCTGCTCGCCTCCCTCCTCGCTGCACGCCCCTCTCCCCATCTCCTCTCGTTCACCTCGGTCACAGCGCAGTACACAGACCACACTGTCCTGCTCCAGCTCCACCTCCAGCAACAGCTCCAGCAACAGTGAGGGCAGTCACAGCCCAGAGTCATCCGAGGGAACCCCCTTCTCTAGGCCCTCCCCGGCTCGACGCAGCCTCAGGAACCTCAGGGCCAAACTTGATCCCCGCAATTGGCTTCAAAGTCAGGTGTGA